In Verrucomicrobiota bacterium JB022, a single genomic region encodes these proteins:
- the prmC gene encoding peptide chain release factor N(5)-glutamine methyltransferase, translating to MQTLLEVLQKTEAFFAKAGLERPKLEAQQLFAHILDCRRLDLFLRHDEPMTEEQLERLRPMVKRRAQREPLQYIIGHVEFYGLRLKVDARALIPRPETEELVDLLVSRYGDTPPSRVVDLGTGTGAIALALAQAWPQAQVLAIDASRDALTLAQENAKALGLDRVGFRLGSWLEPLRGPVDLIVSNPPYLTEEEMQTAAPEVVDHEPGSALVSGADGLDDLRVILAGAAQRLNSGGLLALETGIDQHATLQKLATAAGLTDFESRPDLSGRDRFVFARKG from the coding sequence GTGCAGACGCTGCTCGAAGTCCTGCAAAAGACGGAGGCCTTCTTCGCCAAGGCGGGGCTGGAGCGCCCGAAGCTGGAGGCGCAGCAGCTCTTTGCGCACATCCTCGACTGCCGGCGGCTCGACCTCTTTTTGCGGCACGACGAGCCGATGACGGAGGAGCAGCTCGAACGCCTGCGCCCGATGGTCAAGCGCCGCGCCCAGCGTGAGCCCCTGCAATATATCATCGGGCACGTCGAGTTTTACGGTCTGCGGCTGAAGGTGGACGCGCGCGCGCTGATCCCTCGCCCGGAGACCGAAGAGCTGGTCGATTTGCTGGTGAGTCGCTATGGCGATACGCCGCCCTCACGGGTGGTGGACTTGGGCACCGGTACGGGTGCGATCGCCCTCGCGCTGGCTCAAGCCTGGCCGCAAGCTCAAGTGCTGGCCATCGACGCCAGCCGCGACGCGCTGACACTGGCCCAGGAAAACGCCAAGGCCCTCGGGCTCGACCGCGTGGGCTTCCGTCTTGGCTCCTGGCTCGAGCCCCTGCGCGGCCCCGTCGACCTGATCGTATCCAATCCGCCTTACCTGACGGAGGAAGAGATGCAGACCGCCGCGCCCGAAGTGGTCGACCACGAGCCCGGCAGCGCCCTCGTTTCAGGGGCCGATGGTCTGGACGACCTGCGCGTGATCCTCGCCGGTGCCGCCCAGCGCCTCAACTCCGGCGGGCTGCTTGCCCTGGAGACTGGGATCGACCAACACGCCACGCTCCAGAAGCTCGCCACCGCCGCCGGCCTCACCGACTTCGAGTCCCGCCCCGACCTCTCCGGCCGGGACCGCTTTGTCTTCGCGCGGAAGGGGTAG
- the prfA gene encoding peptide chain release factor 1: protein MPQLPNLESFRQRLADLDAQMQAPDFFSDARRAASISREHQKITRLLEMGAKFEATEQQLNDNRELIADPSADEELKDMAREEIPELEASLEEQYQNLLGEMIPPDPSDSRNTILEIRAGTGGDEAALFAGDLYRMYVRFAETRGWRVEGMSSNEAEVGGFKEVVFLISGEEVYKNLKFESGVHRVQRVPETEASGRIHTSAATVAVLPEAEEVDVQIGPNDLEITTMRASGAGGQHVNTTDSAVQIVHKPTGVMVYCADERSQLKNKQKALKVLYSRILEAKQREEHEKYAAHRKSQIGSGDRSERIRTYNFPQGRITDHRINLTLYSLLEALNGSLEPIIQPLQDADRAERIEAMLEGQGTPASR from the coding sequence ATGCCACAGCTTCCCAACCTCGAATCCTTCCGCCAGCGCCTCGCCGACCTCGATGCCCAGATGCAGGCGCCCGACTTCTTCAGCGATGCCCGCCGCGCCGCCAGCATCTCGCGTGAGCACCAGAAGATCACCCGCCTGCTCGAGATGGGCGCGAAGTTTGAGGCGACGGAGCAGCAGCTCAACGACAACCGCGAGCTGATTGCCGACCCGAGCGCCGATGAAGAGCTGAAGGACATGGCGCGCGAGGAGATTCCCGAGCTGGAGGCCTCTCTGGAGGAGCAATACCAGAACCTCCTGGGCGAGATGATCCCGCCCGACCCGAGCGACTCGCGCAACACCATCCTCGAAATCCGCGCCGGCACCGGTGGCGACGAGGCGGCTCTCTTCGCCGGCGACCTCTACCGCATGTATGTGCGCTTCGCCGAAACTCGCGGCTGGCGCGTCGAAGGCATGAGCTCCAACGAGGCGGAAGTTGGCGGCTTCAAGGAAGTCGTCTTCCTCATCAGCGGCGAAGAAGTTTACAAGAACCTCAAGTTCGAGAGCGGCGTGCACCGTGTGCAGCGCGTGCCGGAGACCGAGGCCAGCGGCCGTATCCACACCTCCGCCGCCACCGTGGCCGTGTTGCCGGAAGCTGAAGAAGTGGACGTGCAGATCGGGCCCAACGACCTTGAAATCACCACCATGCGCGCCAGCGGTGCCGGCGGCCAGCACGTCAATACGACCGACTCGGCCGTGCAGATCGTGCACAAGCCGACGGGCGTCATGGTCTATTGCGCCGACGAGCGTTCCCAGCTCAAGAACAAGCAGAAAGCGCTCAAGGTGCTCTACTCCCGCATCCTCGAGGCCAAGCAGCGCGAAGAGCACGAAAAGTATGCCGCGCACCGCAAGAGCCAGATCGGCAGCGGCGACCGCTCCGAGCGCATCCGCACCTACAATTTCCCGCAAGGCCGCATCACCGATCACCGCATCAACCTGACCCTCTACAGCCTGCTCGAAGCGCTCAACGGCTCGCTGGAGCCGATCATCCAGCCGCTGCAAGACGCCGACCGTGCCGAGCGCATCGAGGCCATGCTGGAAGGGCAGGGCACCCCCGCTTCCCGCTAA